The following nucleotide sequence is from Trifolium pratense cultivar HEN17-A07 linkage group LG2, ARS_RC_1.1, whole genome shotgun sequence.
tatatttttttttttttgtcaagaaagtttctatttttttgatTTCTTAACATGACGGATTTACGGTACTTGTTAATAAAACCCAATGAAGTTTAACACTAGAGACAAGATAAATAAGGAATAAAAATGCCCATGTTGGCTTTTAGTCGCTACGATCTCTGAGATGTTGGTATATGTTGTTGTATTTGTAGCACTATTACATGAATTATATATgaaagcataaaaaaataaaagaaaactcaGCACTGCtgaaataataatgaaaatattgAAGTATATTATATGGAGTAGCAACTTTGCATATCTTTTGCTTCATGGATGTTTGTGTACtcattttgaaatattatttcCTCCAATCTTTGTTTGCCTAATTCATTTATAATCATTTTGattagtttataaaattgtttAACCAAGAGTGTTTGACAAACAAGTTCATCTTACATTTTTATAGTGATCTATTTTTATGAtaacaaatttatatttgtaaatTTACAGGAAAAAAAAGTTATACTTGTAAAATACTTATGAGTTAAAACAtagattttagggtttcatttAATGAAGCATAATAACATATTTGAATCAATATGTTAAGACAAGCATTTTCTATTAGAATAGAGTCCTACACGTTTCTGTTTTGATATTGATAATTCCCATATTTTGGTGTATCCGACAACATTTGATTAGGCAATTAAGGATTTTAACCCCAGTTGGCCAGAAGCCCAGACCCTCAAATAAGGCATGTTGCTCTCTTCTCTTATAATCCAAATTAGGTCTAACAATGATTGCCAATACATTTAAACTAACAAAGTCAAACGCCACACGACCCTATATTGCAAGTGAAAGCTGATGCCTCGAGCCTTTacacaagaaaagaaaagcaacAAGGTATGGTTTCGCAGACAAGGGGCTAAAAGTTAcccctttatatttttttcacaataaaataaagaggcATATTCAGACAGAACAAGAATGATAAAGACATTTAAAACCAAAAGAGTCGAATAAAACTACAAGAGTCTTTAATTTAGAGAACAAAATCGATAAGAGACATTCAAAACCAAAAGAGTTGAATAAAACTACAAAACGGTGGAGTCTTAAAAATTCATAGCATAGAAATTTAAGCAGCAACTGCTTGTTGAGCTGCAGCAGCCCTTTTCCTAGCTTCCTCAATGACAGTAAGCTTAATACCCTTACCCTTGGGAAGAGATACCCATGGCTTGGTTCCCTTGCCAATAGTGAACACATTGGCCAGACGAGTTGCAAATTCGTGACCAGTGGCATCCTGAACGTGGATAGTCTCGAATGTTCCCTTATGCTTTTCTCTGTTCTTGATCACTCCAACACGCCCTCTGTTTCTACCACCAGTAACCATAACAACATTTCCAACATCAAATTTGATGAAATCAACAATCTTGTTTTCCTCCAGATCCAGCTTGATGGTGTCATTAGCCCTGATGACGGGGTCTGGGTAGCGGATAGTGCGACCATCATAGGTGTTCAAGTATGGGATACCTTTCTGCCCAAATTGCACAGAACGAACCTTGCAGAGCTTGAACTGCAGTATACAACACATCCAAGGAAAACATGTAAAAACTAATAAGAGATTTATTTACAAGGTTGCAACTTCAATTTCAGATATCAAAATCACAAGGACAAGAAATTGTTATGATTATAAGGTGCATTGTCATCAACACCTGTTAATTATACTATACACATATATGACTATTGTAAAGAATAAAAGCTATTCTTTACAAGATAATGGATGGGGGCAAAATACTCAGTAAGCAAATAAAGATAAAGGTACCTTTGCTTCGTCATCTCTGACAGAGTGGAGACGGAATCGACCCTTGGTATCATAAAGCAGACGAAAGTTCTCATTTGTTTTAGGGATGGACACAACATCTGTAAAGAGACAATATTTTAAACAAACGCTATCAGGCCAACAACCAGGCAACTTAAGGAAGACCATGCAACTTATACAGGTACACAAACTTCAGTTCAAACTTCGCACATTAAAAAACAAGCCATGAACAATGACCCAAATACAGGTTAACATTGATAATCTAATGTAACATAGTAAAAGAATCTACATCCTGTATTTGTATTTTTCCAAGATATAACCGATGGAATTcatttagttattattattttaatttcacaTCAGAAATCTTCAAACACAAAAAACAATCATGGCAAATATAAATAAGTCTAACAATTGAACAAAGTAAAATGAGCAGTTATTCTGAAAAATGATTAACTAGCAACATAAAATAACAATGATCCAAATACAAGTTAAACTGTAACAGAGTAAAAGAATCCACATCCTGTATTTTTCTAAGATAACTCCACCAAATTCATTTAATCATCATTTAAGTTCCCTTCGATATTCTAGACACATATGCATTATACTAACCCTAGATACAATACACATAAGAAATCATCAATCTCAAAAAACAATAATGTCAAATCTAATAGCATATAAAGAACCAACAAATatctaacaagtaacaacaCATATTGACCACACAATAAACTAAGCAGCTATTCTAAAAAATGACTAACTAGCAACAAACATACCCATGAATCCAGCTGGATAAGTCTTATCAGTCCTAACTTTGCCATCAACAAGGACATGGCGTTGCATCAGAATAGCAATAACCTCACGGTATGTCAAAGCATACTTCAATCTGTTTCGCAAGATAAGAATCAAAGGCAAACATTCCCTAGATTTGTGTGGCCCAGATGAGGGTTTAGGAGCCTATACAACAATTCACgcacaaaaaatcaaattaatcttaaaaaaaaacaccctTTAGAACCAATTGAAATTATAACATAAATTTGACTTACAAAAGCACCACCCAACTTGTCAAGCATCCAATGCTTAGGGGCATTGAGCCTCTTCAAATGCTTCTTCAAACCTCTAGCCTGTAAAATTCACAACCATTAGAGTTCTCACTTTCTGAATAAAGGATCAAAATTTACAGATTAATCACGATAAATAATGGATCTAAGCATCAAATTCAACTatgaacaaaaaacaaaaaccctagTTTCAGAAATCAAATTATACAGATTCCTAAGCTTCCAATGATTTTTTGCAACATACAGAGAAAATAAAGATCGAATACCATTACGAAGATGAGAttgaaaaagaatgaaaatggaaaaattgAGAGGCGAGAGAAGAAAACGAACCATTTTGGATTTGAGAAAGTAAGCAAAAGCTCCAAAGGTAGAGAAACAGAGTGAAGAATGAAACTGCGGCTCAGTGTTAAGAATGAAAAACCCTAATTGTAGAAGAATGGATATGGGCTTTCTGGCCCAAATAAGCTCTAATGGGCCTTaacttcatttattttcttttccttttttctttcttttttactagattcttttatttctttttattttttactcctactttaattttttttttaaaacgatCACATAAAATTCACACAGCGGCAATGTCTCAAGTGTGAactcaaattaaaatgtttAGTCTAACATTTTTTACTCCTACTACAATTCTTTTTTTGTATGTACTATTGTACTGTCACATAAGATTCACACACAACGGAAATAGTTTAGGTTTGGACTCGAATTAAAGTGTTCAGTCTAATAATATGTTCGcataagttaatttttttcttcaaatgtaTTTAGATTATCGTGTGGTAAGAAGAAAATAAGGATTTTTAGGtaagaatattaaaaaatcatgtaaaaaatatgtatattttaaaaaactttgtATCCGGTCTTAGGACTGATTAATCCAATGGGACCAATCAcgccgcccacttgcgggggctcatttaaagccagagtttttttttttttctgtatggacttagcccaccgaaattggcaccagggaAAATCAAACCTgagagaccttgagaggagcatactccaagaattcaagccaacaccactagaccaacccccaatatattgatttattttttaattagattTAAAGGGGATCAGAGTTTGAACTGTGGATTTACCACTTCTTCATACTTATAGTGCGAGTCTAgcaacaagataaaaaaaaattaatattttactagtttttagggtttagtaaaatattagactcaatatattaaaatttgctACATAAtgataataacattattttttttatcaatatgacaaatatattattttaccaCACAACTTATTCTTTAACCAATGCTCTCTATTACTGGAAATACTAGACTAAAAACAATTGtaccaaaaactaaaacaaagtTTCTAATTTTGATTTCAAATGATCGAGTTACATAACAAGCAATCCAATgcaaaataacaaaacaataaaaaaaaataaaaaatttcaaatcaagTTATACAATGTACAACTTGTATAATCATGATTCACGAACACATGACAAATCTAATCCAAAGTTGATGATGAGCATTCTTGTTTGACCTCATAGCATTCTCACTAGAATGGCTAAAAGAAAGTAATGAAGATTTATTCTTTGACTCTTTAAGCAAGTTTTTATCTTTGGTGTccactttattttctttctttatcttcaagatagtgttgaACCACTCTTTCATCTTCTgagttgtactctttttcccaAAGGGACAATACATATCCAAGTATCTTTGCCTAAATTTGGCAAATTCTTCATAGTTGATAGTTTCATTAGTTATACGATTCACCGTATTACCTTTCTCTTGTCTCATCATTCTTCTACTCACAATACCTTTCACTTAGTTAATTGCACCACTATGATCTTGAACTACACTAGGGTTGATGTTTTGAACTCAAATATTATTTACATGTGTATTTATAGAGTCCAAGAGCTTATGTAGAGTTACTTGAGATTTAAGATTGAATGGAGGCAGTtgtcattatattttttgaagtaTCTTTTATTTCTAGACGAGATCTTTTGTggaagtatatatattttttatctgattgtttttgacaatttttttttcttgaagtATAAACTActccatctttttttttttttttgaaacaatatacTACTTCAAcctttttttgaaccaaacaaacttactgcatttcattaattatcaaaagttcaatacatgaaggaataatctcaaatctatggaaactagtccaggaattggccgccctagctaaattgtgagcaaccgaattcacttgtctcctaataaacttaacttcaaagtttacacatgataacataacaagaataatttcattaacgattgagagaaactctgaattgcctcgccgtttggtatgaatagcatcaaccaacacttgagagtcactttcaaactggacgctttcaaaacctctactcttagcttcattcatagcTTGCAATAGTGCCCATGCTTCACCCTCATCTGTTGATAAAGTCATTTGCTGCCACTGCGTAATTCCAGCCATAAATTCACCAGAATTATTACGAAAACAAGCACCCATCGCGGTCCTACCTGCACTGACAAAAAATGCtgcatctacattgcacttTAACCATCCTATACGAGGCTTTTCCCACCGAATGGTGCTGACAGGCGGATCATCCTGATCATCGTTACTTCGCAGCTTATGGACGGCAATCCACTCGTTCCACTGATCAAACGCAGCCCGGCCAACTTGGATTGGGCTTCTAAGATTATCgttccaaattttatcattccgGTTCTGCCATATACTCCATAACAGCATAGCCACTCTACCTATAGTAGCGTAATCCTCATTCCGACACACGGCAAACACTCTATCTGCCGCACTACCTTGCTGACAAGCTGCGGAACCCAAGACAGATGACAGTCCAGCTGCTTGCCAACTGGATTGAGCAGAAGCGCAGGTGAAAAAAGCGTGTACATCATCTTCTACCTCATCTTCACATAATGGACAATGAACATCACAATCAACATGGCGTTCTAGTAACCGACGCCTCGTTGGAATACATCCCCTACATAATCGCCAAAGAAGATGACGCGCTTTTTGTGGAGCATGCActttccatatttctttccaaTTACCTTTCACATGGTATTTATCATTACGGAAAATACACTTCATAGCAAGCTTGTACCCGGATTTGACAGAGTAACACCCATTTCGTTCCTCCTCCCAAACCATTTTATCCACATAAACTGACCCAATAAGAGGTGTCGCAATAATCCTCTCTGCCACCTGGACTGGGAATAACATGCGAATTTTAGACACGTTCCAGGCTTTATAATTATCTACCATCAGGTCCCTAACAAATAAGTTATACATTCCTTCAGGTTAAGGCGAAGGAATCCAGCGTTCTCCATTCCCACGTAACCAAGGATCCGACATGACGTGTATCTTGTCACCACCACCAATCCTCCACCTACACCCAAGTAACAGAACCTGTCTAGCTTTCCAGATACTACGCCATGCAAAACTAGGATTATAGCCCAGGGACGCCTCCAACAAAGTAGATTGTGGAAAATACCTTGCTTTAATAAGTCTAGCCACCAATGTAtctggattttgtaaaattttccaTGCTTGTTTCGCTACCATAGCCATATTAAAGGCTTCAAAATTCCGAAAACCCAAACCCCCTTTATCTTTGGGGCAAGCAAGTCTCTCCCATGCTAGCCAATGAATACCTTTACTATTACCATTGCCACCTCCCCACCAAAAggcatttatcattttttcaatatcatcGATAAAAGAAGAAGGGAGGATAAACATACTCATAACATATGCTGGGATGGCTTGAAGCACTGACTTTATCATAATCTCTTTTCCAGCTTTCGATAAGGCTCGTCCTTTCCATGAATTTATCCTCTTCCAGATACGATCTTTAATATAGGAAAAAATTGCCTTCTTACTTCTACCTACCATAGACGGTAGGCCGAGATAAATACCTGTGCCCAACACATGTCGCACACCAAGTATACCGGCTAAATCTGCTTGAGCCGCCTGTGACATATTGCGACTAATGAACACTTCAGACTTAGACAGGTTAATCTCCTGACCCGAGGCTTGTTCATAAGTTTGTAGAATACTTAAAAGTTGGGTCACCTCAACAACATTAGCTCTGCGgaataagaaacaatcatctgCAAACAAGAGATGAGACACTTCAGGGGCGCCTCGACAGATTCGCACACCATGAATGTCTCCTCTACTAACAGCTTGGTGTATTAGAGCGGTCAGTCCTTCCGCcacaagaataaataaataaggggaCAATGGATCTCCCTGCCGTAAACCTCTTCCCGGAGTAATAGGACCAACTTTGTCAAAATTCATAAGCACTGAATAGTTAACAGAACTCACACACATCATCATCCATTGTATCCATTTCTCTCCAAACCCCATTTTGACTAACATACCACGAAGGAAACCCCAATCCACCTTGTCATAAGCCTtactaatatcaatttttaatgctAACTCGCCTCTATATCCTCTAGTCTTTCTCTTCATAGCATGTATAACTTCAATAGCAATAAGGGCATTATCAAGGATCGACCTACCCTCGACAAAAGCTGACTGCTCCTGGGAAACACATTTATCCAGACAAAGCTTCAACCTATTAGCAAGCACTTTAGAGACTATCTTGTAGAGGACATTACAGAGAGAAATAGGTCTCAAGTCTTTCATCGAAGTAGGATTATCACATTTAGGGATGAGACAAATATTAGTTTCATTAATGCTAGAAGGGAAATACCCCCTATCTAACCAGGAAGATGCGGCTACAAAAATATCATCTCCGCAATGTTCCCAGAACCTTTGGTAGAAAGCTGGGTTGAAACCATCAGGACCTGGTGATTTATCCGGGTGCATCTGAAATAAAGCTTGTTGTAATTCAATTTTGGTCAGGGGTGCCATAAGTGAATGATTATCCTCCTCTGTCACCCTTTGCTGGATAAGATTAAGCACAGGTTCATGAATACCACTTATATTTCTGAAGAGAGCATTAAAATAATTCTTAGCTACCCCGCACAAATCCTCTTGAGTATGAACTATATTACCTGCGTCATCCATAAGATTGgtaatcttttttttcttactacGAGCTGAAGCGGACATATGGAAAAATCGAGTATTCAAGTCACCCTCTTGAAGCCAATGCATCTTGGCTCGCTGCTTCCAGTACCCCTCCTCCTGAACCAGTAAAGTAGCATGCTTATTAGAGCATTCCTGAAACCTCCCACTCTCTACCTCCCGCTGATTATCCCTCAACGCCTCCATCTCACGGACACATTCTTCAATCTCCTGTTTAAACTTCACTCTTTTCCTTTTGCCCCACCTTTGTGACTTGTTAGCACACCGAGCAACACGATCAACTATCGCAACATTGTCATTCGCACCCCAACCATCAATCACCGTCTCTTCCAAATCCGGTTCCTTCAGCCATTTATTCTCAAACCGAAAGGAGCCATTGAAGCGGACTGTTATAGTAGGAGAGCATTGAAGTAAAATTGGACTGTGATCTGAATGTGAAGCCAAGAGGTTAGATAGTCTTACGTCAGGAAAGAGATGCAGCCAACTCGTACTAGCCATAGCTCTATCCAACCGCTCTTCAATAACATGAGGTGTACCTCGACTTTTGATCCAAGTAAATGGGTGTCCTGCAAGAGGAATATCGATTAAATTACAATCAGCGATGGCTTGTCTGAATCCCATACACAACCAATTGGGATGTGGGTGAATGCCCTTTTTATCCTCCTGTGAAAGTAGATCATTAAAGTCACCAATTATACACCAGGGTACAGGGGACACATTAACTAACTCTCGCAAAAGATTCCATGCATGTCTCCGTCTACTACGCTCCGGATATCCATAATAACATGTTAACCTCCACTCCCCCTTCTGCTCATCCTCCACTagcatattaataaaatttctcgAATAGTTTAAGACGCTACATTTACTATTATCCTTCCAGAACACCGCCAGACCTCCACTCTGCCCCTCCACATCAATAGCCAGACAAGAATCGTAACCTAACGTGACCCGAATAGGTTCAAGATGTCTAGCATGAGATAATGTTTCAGACAAGAATAAAATATCCggcttaattataagcaaaagtttgttttctagattcattgaatagttaatgtatctagtccatattATAAACCAGTCTGAAaaattgacttttgcttataattaatgatggagggagtattaattaatatttgacaGAGAGAAAtactagtaaaataaaaaattaaaagtgcaACTCTTTATTATGTGGCTTTATCGTTGTTTCTCATAGACCCCAAATACCTTTCAttagatattttctctccccaccccccatgaatcttttatccccctgaatttccaattttgtccttaaaaaaacttcggttcgtagaaattTCAtgatttgagtaatgttacaccgcttaataacgctttaacgaatacaaattttacaaaatccaccgtttgattgaaagtttatatcgtatagatcatctatgttagaatttataaaaatctaaaatcgtttgatatgttattgagatcgatcaaGATGAACGACATTCAGTTAAAACgtataaaccattaatcttgattggtctcaataacataccaaacgattttagatttttgtaaaaattaatatggatgatctatacgatataagcttttaatccaacggtggattttgtaaaatttgtattcgttattgagtggtgtaacattactcaaatgttacaccggtgtaatttgatccctccccatatatatatatatatatatatatatatatatatatatatatatatatatatatattatatattgaccCGAAACAATCCACATGCAATGTAATTTTCTGAATACCTAGAATCTACAGTGATTATTGGAAGATTTCAAAATAATCCAACAAGTTCAATATACAAAAcagaatgatgatgataatcTTCTGGATCTCTACGTagattttcttgaaattttttttcttttctttttttaattaagctACTATAGGGAAGGCATCACATTTTCTTGAAATTGTTTGTGTAGATAAATTTAAGTAATAACTTACAACTTTGAATTCAAACAATATGATTGTTGAAAGTGTAAACCTTTCACAATGTCAAAAGAAAATGGAAAACTTTCAATCTAAGTTACATATATTTACATTTTAAGCTATTAATAATTTTAggaaaatcatatataaaattTCACTTTGTGTAGACTTTGTAGAAATGGTCCTCTCCTCATGGTCATGCTATGTGGTTGAATTAgctgaataataaaaaaaaaaacggctGGAGTGAAAATTGTTGAATGTGACATTGTAATTGAATATACTATATGTTGTATGAAAATATTTGCTATGTGACTTTTAATAAAACAGTAGGATAACAAAATTTTCTATGACTCGTCACGAAAAGTTAATTTAGTCTGCTCTTGATACGTAAATGCTAGAGAACTTGTTCCATGGCTCGTCACCTTTATAGATAATTAGATATTTGAGAATTTTCTACGCTCTCTCTTGATTTATGCTAgtgatttatatttaatttgtctCTGAATAAATTTCAGAGCAATTAAAATCAATTGATATGCGTACAATTTTTTTACTATACAGATCAAGGacgtattaaaaaaaataaaatttgtatgatacattgcttttttttttttttccttccagaAGGTATGGTTAACGTGTTGTTGGTCtctttaaaaagagaaaaatattagGTTATTTGCATAATGAAGTACAACTGACAAGGTGTTGTTTGATAAAGTGAAAATTATATCTTGATGGTGGTTGAAGATgcgtaaaaaaaagtttctgtTTTGAGCTGAATATATGGTGGTTTAATTATTTGACTTATCTAAGATTTAGAGACGGATAATGCATTATGTGGTGAGACACTTTTATTTTTACTGAATCTTGTAAACTTCTTTTATTAGGCACAtcttgtgtgtttttttttttggacaacaAAATGTGTGAATATATATAgctctaaaaacaaaaaataaagtaaaagagGTACTCTACCTATAATTATGAGATAAGTATTTATAATACTGCACCCAACCTAAAATGATTAATTACAAGAAAAGCCCCTTTCctaaagaaagaaaacaaactaGCATGCACTATGTCCAAGCCAAAAAAAACTACTCTCTCCATTTCTTTTTACTTgtcgtttaaaaaaaattgttttaaattatttgtcgttttgataatttaaggttatattttgtctattataccctatTCTAAATATTTAGGAGTtgttgaaaccgtaaaagatttaatgtatatttggaaaactaaagtttttttaaaaaaatttttgggtacataaaatattaattttttttttgtacatagtaatatattaaatttattggaaagagaaaatgtgtgaacaaaaagatatttattggtgaattaaaataagggtataataggaagataaggtgcaaaaatacactttcttaatttgttaatttttttccttctaaaacgacaaataaaaaggaatgAAGAGGGTATCTATTATACAGTCCACTAAGTTAATTAGCACACCATTCATAAAATAAGCAATAGTATTGTTCTTAGACAAAAGCCACTTCCATGACATTAGGTTAACcgtttaaaaaaatttggattgTCTCCAAAACTTTTGACCGGAAGATCCTCTCATTCCGAGCCTGCCAAAGAGGTCAAACAACCGCATGTCAAATTAAAAGAACTCCCTTTCTAGTTTCTACCTTGTTTCCCTTTCCTAAAAAGAGTTAGGGTGTGTTTTAGGAAACTATCCAACAAAGAAGAAATGGACTCTGGCAAAACTATGGTTAAACCAAACAAAACGATGCACCGTGCCCTAAACCTCCCACGCTACCGCACAAGCGGCAAATAAATGATTCTCCGATTCAATAGCCCCCTACAGAAGGTTGCCTCCTCGGTCGGAATTACTCCGCGATGCGCTAGTTGCACCAATTAGATATATATTGTACCGTGTTCATCAAATATATAATTCTCACTAAAGAATGTTTCATTATTAGgtctaatttttaatattaaataggGCTCCAAATTCTTTAAGACGATATGTTAGATTATGAAGAATTGTAATTCTACTCTTCATTAAAAACTGTctcaattgttttttattttcagtcTCCACCATTAAAATAcacatccatttttttttaataatttgatattCTCTATCATGTTTGATGGTTGAGATTCCActtgaaaaattgagagattTTTTCAAAGGAGAGAATtcaaatttgattaaaaatagtTGACTTTAAATCATGTTTATTTTTACAcatgcaattttttattttttttttggttttgggtCATACGGAGAGAAGGAAAATATGTatcttttgatttttaaatttggtGTAATAACCCCCCCTTAAATTGCTTAATGTAAATTTGAGGTGAGGTATTTTTGAGTTGTGTGAGTGTAGTACTTCTTGTACTTTTTATAattcattattttaataataataaaaaattaatctcaATAAAATACTATTGTGAATGTCTAGTAAGTACCAATATTATAAAACTACATAAACAGTTAATATGTAGAAACACAAACACTTATTCGAACTGATAGTTATTACTTATTGCGTGAGTTTTGCCACAAATTAAGctgtttaataaataaataaatttatattttgtcaaaaatcttttatattataagcttgtatacacaagcaaactctaaaccctaatttattttctctgttttccctccattttatcttgcaattttt
It contains:
- the LOC123904158 gene encoding uncharacterized protein LOC123904158; the encoded protein is MLFPVQVAERIIATPLIGSVYVDKMVWEEERNGCYSVKSGYKLAMKCIFRNDKYHVKGNWKEIWKVHAPQKARHLLWRLCRGCIPTRRRLLERHVDCDVHCPLCEDEVEDDVHAFFTCASAQSSWQAAGLSSVLGSAACQQGSAADRVFAVCRNEDYATIGRVAMLLWSIWQNRNDKIWNDNLRSPIQVGRAAFDQWNEWIAVHKLRSNDDQDDPPVSTIRWEKPRIGWLKCNVDAAFFVSAGRTAMGACFRNNSGEFMAGITQWQQMTLSTDEGEAWALLQAMNEAKSREFAKFRQRYLDMYCPFGKKSTTQKMKEWFNTILKIKKENKVDTKDKNLLKESKNKSSLLSFSHSSENAMRSNKNAHHQLWIRFVMCS
- the LOC123907788 gene encoding 40S ribosomal protein S4-1, with amino-acid sequence MARGLKKHLKRLNAPKHWMLDKLGGAFAPKPSSGPHKSRECLPLILILRNRLKYALTYREVIAILMQRHVLVDGKVRTDKTYPAGFMDVVSIPKTNENFRLLYDTKGRFRLHSVRDDEAKFKLCKVRSVQFGQKGIPYLNTYDGRTIRYPDPVIRANDTIKLDLEENKIVDFIKFDVGNVVMVTGGRNRGRVGVIKNREKHKGTFETIHVQDATGHEFATRLANVFTIGKGTKPWVSLPKGKGIKLTVIEEARKRAAAAQQAVAA